CGTTAGTTGAACACATTTACACACTGTGTttaagagatgaaaccatgacttCGTCAAGCCACATTTGGTTGCCATAAGATTCCAAAGGATTCTATCCTCTTAATGTGAACCACATGTAACCCAAGCTTCTTCTATCAAGGTTGGAACTGATATTCAAATCCTCGGCTCATTCTACTTAGTAAGTCAGCTCCAAGACACAGGTTCACCGTAAATGGCCAGTTTTACCTCCTGGTCCTCAACATGCTTTTGAGAACAGGTGGCCCCTCTTTGGAGCTCACTGGAATGACTGAACCTCATGCCAGCCTCTCCTCACCCCCTCACTGCCCACAAGACACCCCCTTGGTCTCAGGTCCCAGGGCTGGTGACAAAGTGATCTTTGCAGTCTTAGAAAATAAACTGGGAatctacaaaaggaaaagaaagcatacaAAATGTATCTCTTTCTTCCAAAATACATGCTTTCAGTTCTACATTTTGGTGGAGCCTGAAAGTATTTTCAAGGGAGAAATAGGTTGAGTTAATTTATAggtttgtccttttctttcataaaaatacTCTTGTTTGGTAATAAACTTTTTCTTCTACAGTAAGAGAAATAATACTGTGTTATCAAAAGCAAGAAGGCTTACGACTCAAGTGGGATCTAAGCCCCTGAGGGCCCGGAGAGCTTCTGTCAACAGCTCTCCCACCCCAGACACCCAGGGAGCTGTCGGACACCAGCTCGGCAAAAGCAAACACTGCCTCAACAGTGCTTTTTAtcttcttgttttataaaatggCTTACCTGAGAGAGGCATGTATTATTCAGTGCAAGAGGGAACATCAATCAGATTAAGGAGTAGATGGGAACTACGTGGATTAGATTTGCGGCTGTGTCATCGACCTTTCTCGGGGCCAGCAAAGTGCCAAGTGTCAACACAGTGAGGGAGTCGAGGGGCTTGGCTCAGACCCTAGCAAGGGGCGGGAGGGAGCTAAAGGTCAGCTTCGGCCCTGGCACCATGGGTGGGTCAGAGGAGGGGCGAGGAAGGTGAGCAGGCCAGGAGGCTGCAGGGGTGGAGGCGTAAGCACTGGGGTGTGCTCTGCCCCTCGCTAGTCAGGGCAGAGGATGGCTCGTGGTCCTGAACGGACAGCTCCCACCTGGCCCACGGGGGCAGAAGGTGGTCTGCGGTCCAGTAGATCggcaggggtggggctggtgggaggtgctgGCAGGGGAGCACCCCGCATAGCCCGCACTGGGTGTTGCCTGCACAAGGGCTCCGAGATGGCTGGAGTGAGGGTGGGGCTAGATCTGGTCTAGAGAGGCGACTCCAAGCTCTCTCGCTGCCTCCCAGCTACGGGAATCCTTTAGGCTTGTTCTCAACCTACACGTTAAAAATGCTTCTTGGTGTgtttggggagggggagagggaaacTGAGCTCTCTCTTGACCTCCTCCAACACCCTTGGCTTGCTTACCCAGCCATTTTCAGTAGATACACGGGTGGTCACAGAACACTGGGCGGCACTCGGCACACAACACAGAACCAGGGCAGTCCATGCAGGTGCGGGAACACACGTCGGACCCAGGGAGCAAGGAACACGCCACCCCGAGGAACATGCAAACAGAGAAGATCCCTGCAGATCCAAGGATGCCACAACCTGACAGGCGCTGATGAAGCACGATTATCTAAGAAAAAGCTACTGTTGAACAACAACGCGCAGCGCGGCGCCTGATCTGCACCCCCTCCGCGGGAGTGATGCATTGCAGAACGGCGGCCGGGTACCGTGCAGACACCCACGAGAACACTGACACAGAGACactgacagacacacacagatgcactAGGTTCTTGACACAACGTGGACCTGTGTTTAAGGGGACAGGTGGCCCTAGAAGGAACAGAAGACAGAAACACCTGCTCCTCCTGCAGAAATGTCTGCAGCTGCAGCTGAGCCAGGCAGTGCAGTAGAATTTCTAGAAAGACTTGTCAGCCGCTTGCTGATGAGACTCCTGGAGACAGAGTCGGGGTGCCCTCGGGGCGTGCGACCACCAAATGATGCAAAGCAGGAAGCTCCCCTACCCTGGGCAGGGTCTCCCGAGCCTGCTCTCTTTCTCActcagtgcacacacacacaaacacacacacacacatacacacacacgcacacatacttCTCTCCCCTCCTTGGAAGGACTAGAAGGAAATGTCCATGTTGCTTTTCACGGGgaacaaaaaaaggcaaaggtTCTGGACACTGGTCAGGTGTCAGTGTCACCGGCCAGTGGCAGCTTGCAGGCTGCTGTAGGCCGTGAGCCCCGTGAGATGGAGGAGTGGGTTTCAGGCCCCTACCCTGGCCAGGCCTGGCTCCACGTGTGAGGTCTCCGGAGTACCCTTGGAGGGGTCTGAACCAGCTCACCTGGCACCTGGCGTGCTGGGAGGGATACGGCTATCAAAGGTCCCCGAAGAGGACCTTCCCACCAACGGGCTGGGTTGAAGTCCCAGTGGTCCCACGTGGCCAGGTCTTCAGCGAAacacagcttctttccttaaaaggTCTCCTTTGGTCTGCACTGCCGGAGGCCAAAGGAGAGGGGCCCTGGGGCCTGGCTTCCTGGGCTGTGGGTGGGACGCTCCTCTCTCAGGGCTGTCCGGGCTGAAGTAGCACAGCTCCAGAGGCGAGAAAGAAGGGGCAGACCCCAGCCTTGCAGGATCTGAGCAGGTGGGAAGGCCAAGGGCAAGGCCTTCCTGGGGCAGAGCAGACTGAGCTGGGCACTCAGGCCGGCCTCCCAGGCCGTGTGCTGCTCTCAGATGCAAACAGCAGGGATGGATGCTGCCTGGCTCTGGGGTAAGGGCCAGTGTCCTCAGCCATCCCCTCTCCTCCACGGGAGAGCACAGGGCACATCCCAGCACAGCCCGCCTTCACCCTTCAGAGACAGTTCACTTCCATTACAAAGTAAAAGTTCTCTGTAGAGAGACCCCGCCCCTGGCCTTTGACAACCCACTAAAAGGCATTTATTACATCAATATAAAGATACGTCGCTCTGAAAAAGGTTTGCAAACAAAGACAAATGCGTGTACTGAGGTTGCAGCAACCCAAGGCACGCACGCAGCTAACAAAGTTGGCAAATACGAGTTTTCATCATGAGATTTttccaaagacaaaagaaagaaggaaatgaagtaCGTCCTCTAAGAAAAGGCCTCCCCCAGccacgcacacgcacacatgtaGACACACACATGTAGACACGCACACACAGATGCTCTCACCTACTTCTGCCTCGTTCAAAACGTCGCAGCGCCCACTTTAGCTGTGAACGGGGCCCGCCTGAGAGAGTCCAGGCTCCTACAGAGAAGTGGGGCTTCCTCAGGGACAGATGGGAGCAGGGGCTGCTTCGTGTGCATGAGGACAAAACCAGgctgtgtgcgtgtgcatgtgcagGGGCGACGGCCTCGGTTCATTCCtagggaaaagggagagaagagacgCACGAAACAGATCATCGCCGCACAAGCAGGGGGTGAGGGCGGGCGGGCTCAGCCTGGCCTGCCGCACTCAGTTGATCTGGCGACAGGCCTCGAAGGTCCACTTGGTGGCTCCACCGTAGATCTCAATGTGGGACTCGGCCCAGGCGATGACATTGCCGGACAGTGCCTTGGTGCTGCAGGTGGCCAGGTTGTAGACCTCCCCGGGGGTCAGCTTGCGGTCCCAGATGTTGAAGTGGGCCAGCTCACCCACAAATGCCTGGGTGGCATCAAACCCACCACCCAGAGTGTCCTTTGGAGAAAAACAGAGGATGAGGGTAGAGAGGTCGCCAGGTGATCTGAGGGCCCATCCCGAGGCCAGGGGTCTGAGCGCCTCTGTGCCTGCCCCATCACGGACTCTCACGGCCACTCCTGAGTGCCGTTTCGTCTCCCTGTCCCCGACTCTCCAGCCCTACATCCGTCCCTCCCCTGAGAGGACCCAAGAAAAGGGATGGCACCGACCACCTCTGCCCTGGAGCTTCTCCTGGGGGGATGGACTCTGCCCCTCCTGCAGCTGGTCCCTCAGCCACGGACCACTATAGCAGCAGGGCCTGGGGGCCCCTGCCCAGACATCACTTCATGCCATCTAAAGCTGCCCAACAGGGATAGACATCCCAGATTCTCCATCCCTTCGTCTCCCTCCTAGATGCCCAACGGGAGACAAACCACTTCACAGGAACTAAATTATTCATCACTAAAAGCAGAATTGGCCTTCCCATGCCAAAGAAAATGTTGCTGCAGCTATGAGGGCGTTGAAACCAAAGCTCACTCCCGCAGGAAGTTCAAGCGCGAGTCCACCCAGGGCACAGGCCTTGCCCGGCCTGCTCCCCAGGCTGCTTCTCAGGGGAACCACTTCTCcagccacctccctccctccttgctcctcttccccttcccagcctctggttcCGGagctctctccccttccccaccacatCCAGCACAGTACCTGCTCCTGGCCCAGCACCAGCACGCCCTGGGGCTTGATGGGGTGATAGGGTGCCAAGTTCTCGCCACTGCCACCCTGAGTGCCGTCCTGGTAGGCCTCCCAGACCCCGTCCCGGGTGGTCCAGGTGACGCAGATGTGGTGCCACTTGCCATCGTTGATGACAAAAGGCAGCTTGGCCACCTGGGAAGGAGAATGACAGATGCCGGCTGGTGGGTACAGCCCAGAATCCGTAATCTTACTGCCTCAGCTGTTCCTATCTCTACTTGCAAAGTAAATATCAAGAACTATTACTGAATTCTCACAGCACCTACTGCCCCAGACTTCAGCGTCCGTCAGCCCCGCCTGGGAGTGGGGTACAGAATCACACAGGAAATGTAATGCTCTACCAAGGGAACCCCCAAGGGCCATGTGGGTGCACAGTCTTCACTCCTACTCACCCTCCTCCCTCTTTGCTAGTCTACACAACAAGCCCTTGGAGGGAGAGCCGTCCCTGGTGTCTGAGTTCACTGCTACCTCTCAGGCCTCCATGAGACACCTGTGCAGCCTGCTTGCtggcctctcctctctcttccaaCATCCCATCTCTAGCTGTTACACCCTCTCGCTCTACAACATGGCAAGCCTTTGCCGAGGATCTGAGAGATGTCAGAGTACAACGCCTTTTAAAGCTGAGACCAGCCTCCGACCTGGAATTTCACTCTCCTGCTGCCATTCCAGGGGGGAAGGATGACAGTCCAGCAGCGAGGAAAGAAACTTCACACCCTTTTTGCTTGGGGAAAGGCGGCCCAGAACGGCACAGCCCTTTGTGGGGAAGAGCAACAGGAACAAGGATGTGGAATCCACTTCCCAGCCCTGGTTTTAGCCACTGACTACCACTGTTGGCCTGCAGTCAAGGCAGTTTGAAAGCTGGCAGCTAGTTTCATAGCTAACAGGGGAGGATGGAGAAGGTTCACTAGAGGGAAAGGCCGCCCGTGCTGTCCTCTTCCAAGGGGTCACACAGACCTGTCCTCCTCCCAAGAGTTAGGGGGCTGAGTGGGATAGACTTGGACTCAGGCAAAATCTCTAAGGCCCCCTCATCAGCCTAGAGCATCCCTGGGCCCCTGCTATGAAGGAGCAAAGCCAGTTCCAAGACCAGCTGCTGGAGGAGTCCAGACCATATCATCAGGCAGGGCCAGGCCCCATGGATCGTTCTCTGCCTTCTCCCATACCCACCCCAGGTGGCAACTGGGAAGGTCCAGCTCTCCCTGCTCTCCCAGTACAGGTGAGGGTGCTCCTTCCACTTCTCTTGGTCTTCACCCTCCCCCTCCCTCAGTCCCAGCTGGCAAACACTTTCCTTGGGGTCCCATCAACATCTGAGGCCACCATAGCCCCGTCCTAGCATGCGACATCAGCTGGGGCCCTGGGGCCTCGCGCTGCCGTCCTGTGAGCCGGGGGGTGCTCTACCTTGTCATTGATGAGGATCTCCATGGGGTTGTTGCCCCACTCAATGAGGACCAGCTCGTTGGCCTGGCCGGGCACAGCATAGGAGAAGGGAGTGCCCACCCCTGGCGCGGCGCTGGACTTGAGCCACATGCAGACAGTGAAGGCGTACATCTCTGGCAGGCTCTTCTTCACCTTGGCATACATATAGTTGGTCCGCAGCGGGAACGTGAGCTGGAACTTGTCTCCAGGGCGGTTGTCTTTCTGACCTGCGGAGGACACAGTCCTGACATGTGCACCTGCGTGAAGTGCTTATCAGTGTCTGAGTTGAGTTCGGTCCCCACCAAGCTCTGTGATGTGGCCACGGCAGGCTCCGGTCTCCATTCTGGAGACGCAGAGCGGGTGGCTTCCCAGGTCAAGTACTTTGCCCCAAGGCACAGGGCCATCCGTAAAGAGCTGACCGAAGCTCTCCGCACTCCGGGTCTGGCCGGCTGTCACTCCCACATGCTGGCATCCCTgcggaggtgggggtggggtgcagcGCCTGGTGGGCTGCCGCATCTACACTGGGCTGCGAAGGGAATTCCTGAGAAGGGAATGGGGACAGCCGCCAAGCGAGGGCATACCTAGTCAACCCAAGGAGCAGGGGTGGCTGCAGAGGAGGAACGAGGCTAGCTACCCTGAGAGTAACCGACCTGATTCCAGGACGGGGTGGGGCGCAGAGCCCCTCCTCGATCGATCCGGGCCCTgctcctgcctccccacccaGCAGCCAGGCCCTGATGCCCACACGCTTCCCTCCAGGCCAGACGTGCGTCTGACCCACCAATGCCTCTAGGGTGTGAGGCTGGGCAGCTCCCAACCTCCAAGGCCCTTCCAGGGACTCTGCCTGGAACCCTGCTGAGAGGGCAGGGCAGCAAGGAGCTGGGAGCACTCCGGGAGCCAGGGCTCCCCAAGGTGACTGCTCTAGGATGCCGCCACACTCTCAGGTGAGCGAGCATCCTCATAGCTCAGGTTCCAGGCCTCGTGGCCTCCCCTTCCACAAGGCCCACCTTCCCCCTTCCCTGCCGGCCACTTCTCCAGTGAGCGCCAGCCCCCACAGCCCATCCATATACTGTGGCACCCTGGGTATGGTGTGACTGACTCCAGGCAAAACATTCTTAGCCAGCAATGGGCACCAGTACCAGGCCCAGAGCCCAGGAACGCACACCCCCCGGCCAACCCCTGGGTGAGCGGCCGTGGTCCTCCCAGGAAGCCCAGAAAGAAACCAGTTCTCCAGgccaaaaattatttctagaagGCATCCTGCCCGGCCAGCAACCACCCCTCCTCTAAACCAACTGGCAGGGAGCAGAGCAGGGCAAGCCCCCTCAGTGCAGCACCCCCACGGCTCCCCCCACCCATTGAGGCCTGCaatgggggatggggagggaccCAGCCCCTGGCCTTTCTCTGGTGTGTTTTTCATTCCCCaatctcccctccttccctctccctccctcctgaggTCCTTCCTTCTTCTGATCTGTTTTTCAGTTACATAACAAGCCTTAAGATGGCACTGTTTAAATCTGTCCGGCACATTTTGCGGTCTGAGCAGGGTCACATGGCCCTGCTCCGCACCGGGCACCCCCCCTCTTTTACAACCTTGTTTGAGGAGCCCCGGGTGACAGGCCGACTGGCCTGAGTTGGTGACTGAGAAACTTCAGGGGTTTGAAAGATGCCAGGGCTTGGGTCACTCAGAAGAGAAAACCTCAGGGTAAGGGTTCAGGGCAGAAGTGGGGAGGAGCGGGAGACCCTGAGAGGACACCAGGGGCATGGTAGCCGGGAAGAAACCTGCTTAGCCTCAGCGGCCGGGGGACCCAGagcacccagccccagcctgcaCCCTGCTGTCCGCTGAGGCTGGGGACCAGTGACAGAGAGCCTTTCTTAAGCAGGGAGGGTTTGGGCCAGCAACAGCCACTGTGCAAAGTTACTGAGGATTAAACAAATCAGACTTGAAAAATCCAGcgagtgtgtgagtgtgtctggATGGGGGAGGGGGCACTATGCAATCCCTTCCTCTGCTCCCTTTTCCTAGAGACAGCCCCAGCCCAGGGTACCCAGCCCTGCTAGAAACACCGACGAGAAGCCCAGAACCTGGGAAGGGGTGCGGTGGATGAGAAAGGGCTGCAGGGGTCGGAGTTAGGGGGGCGGCTTGGGGCTTGCACAGTGCAGAGCTGGGCTGTTAGGGATCAGGACAGAGGCAGGGTCGGGCAAGCAGGCGGGGGCAGGCAGCACGGCTCCCCCTGGCCCCAGTACCTTTTTCGAGCTCGCTGATCCTCTGGTGCAGGGAGGTCAGGGCGGTCTCGATCTTGACCCTCTCCTCGGTGTCGTTCCTGGGGCCCCCCTTGCCCTCCTCCAGGGTGTTCACCCGGGACAGCACCTGCCTCTCCAGCTCATCGATCTTGCTCTGCAGCAGATCCTTGAGGCTGTTGGTCTGGCTGGAGGAATTGAGGCGGCTGTACTGCTGCGGGGTGCAAGGGCGGGGGAAACCACACCATTAGGCGAGGCGCGGGGACCGTGCTGGAAGGCCCGCGGCGCGGTCCCCTCAGGGCGACTGCGGGGGCGGCCTGGCAGGGAGCTGGGGCGAGTGGCCGCCGCGGGGCCTCGCAGGTGCGGGGAGGCACCGGCCGGGCACCCGCGCGCTACTGAGGCGGGGGTGGGGGATGCTTGGCCGGGTAGGGAACGAGGTAGGGGAGGGCATAGGGGAGAGCGAGCCGGAGGGGGAACCGGAGCCGGAGGGCGCGCGCGGACCTCGAGGTTCTCCAGGCGGGTTTTGAGCGATTGCAAAGTTTGCCCGAGTTGGCTGAGCGTCTCGGCGGCCGGTGTCCGGGACAGGTCGCCCATGGTGTTCTTGCCCGAGCCGGGCTGCTTGCGGCCGCCGCCCGCCCGGGCCTCGCCGGCTCCGGGGTCCAGCGTGCTCTGGCTCTCGCAGCGGCCCAGCTTGGCGGTCAGCTCGCGGATGGTCTCCTTCTGGCTCAGGATGGTCTCCTTCTGCTGCAGCACGGTCTCGCGGAGCTGCAGCACGCTGCTCCGGAGCTCCTCGGCGCCGCCGGCGGCCACGGACGCGGCGCACATGTCGGCGTCCACAGGCACCGAGGTGCAGATGAAGCGCGTCGGCCCGAAATCCTGGGCCCCGGCGCCCAGGACGCAGAGGGCGAGCAGCGCACAGGTGCGCGCGGCGCGGCCGGCCAGCATGGCTGCGGGCACCGGGCGCTCCGGGCCCGGCTCGGCTCGGCTGGGGCTCGGCTCCGACTGGCAGCCGGCTCGGGCTGTGGCTCCGCGAGCGGACCGCGCTCTGGGCGCCGCGCTCTTCGGCCGCGCGGTCCACACCGCCGCGCTGTCAGGCCCCCACTGCCGCCTGCGCTGCGGAGCCCGCGCCTTTTATGCCGCCGCGGGAGGGGCCTCGCGCCGCCGACGTCAGCGGGGGAGGAATCCCGCTTTAATTGTCTGCGGCCCGGGCCCGCGGCGCGGCGGGGGTCTCACGAGCGCGCCACCGGGGCTGCCTCCGCTCGCGTCCCCTCGCCCTTCTGGGCGCTGCCGCAGCCCCCTCCTCCCCCGCCCCCGTCTGGGCCGGCGCCGCTGCCCCGAAGGCTCCGAGAGCTCACGGGGAAGGAGGTCGGGCTCCGGCCCGGACTCGAGGATGGACCACCTGCGTGGTGTCCCCGAACCTCCGACGGGGCTCCAGGCGGGCGGGAAGCCACCGCGGGTCCGGGAGACAGAATTCGGTTCGGCCCTCCTGGCTGCCCTGAACACCCTCGGGCCGGGGGCGTTTGGAGCCGGGCTGGGTCCGCAAGGACCCAGATGAACACCCGAGTGCCCGGTGGTCAGAGGCCCGGAGTGGGGCCTCGCGGCGCCACTAAGTCCAGAGCGGGGGTCACCGGGCCGCTCCGCGTTTCTTAGATGTCCGTGTGCTGTTGAGAAGCCGCCCGGCAGCCTGGGTCCAGGGACTTCCCACAGCTCGGGGCCCCCGgcgcctcccctcccccagctcgtGGGCTCTGTGGACCCGGCCCCGTCCCCGGGGTCTCTCAGCCCCCACTCCGTGCGGGAGGGGCGCTGGGGACTTCTCGGAGGCCGCCCTAGCGGATCGAGCCTTTCCTGTCCGCGGAGCCGGCCGATCGTGGGCAGGCGGCGTCGCCGGGGCTGGACGTTCGTAGCGGCCTTGGGAAGGCGCGGAGCCAGCGGCGCTTTGGAAGGCGGCCCCGCGGGAGCAGCCGCCCGCGTCCCCAGCAGCTTCCCCTTGCCAGGCGCCGCGCGCGCCCGGTATCCCCGGGTGTCCACCTGTGCGTGGGGGGCTGTTTCCCTTCCGTCCAGCCGCGCCCACTTCTCAGGCTCGAAGGCCAGCAGGAAGGGTCCCAGAGGTGGCTGGGGGCGTCCACCTGAGAAGCTCCGCGCTCGCTCAGACACCCCACCCGGCACCCGCGCGCTCGCGCCTTCTGGACCGCGGGACTCTGCTCCCGAGATCCCCGTCCGGGTTCCCGCGCCAGGCTGGGGGCTCAGGACCAGGGCTGGCGCCGCCGCCCCGCCCCGCGGCGATTAGTGCGGTCAAAGCCTCGGAAATCCCTCCGTCCATGTTCCCGTggtacagagaaggaaactgaggctccgagaCTGC
The Papio anubis isolate 15944 chromosome 17, Panubis1.0, whole genome shotgun sequence genome window above contains:
- the NPTX1 gene encoding neuronal pentraxin-1 yields the protein MLAGRAARTCALLALCVLGAGAQDFGPTRFICTSVPVDADMCAASVAAGGAEELRSSVLQLRETVLQQKETILSQKETIRELTAKLGRCESQSTLDPGAGEARAGGGRKQPGSGKNTMGDLSRTPAAETLSQLGQTLQSLKTRLENLEQYSRLNSSSQTNSLKDLLQSKIDELERQVLSRVNTLEEGKGGPRNDTEERVKIETALTSLHQRISELEKGQKDNRPGDKFQLTFPLRTNYMYAKVKKSLPEMYAFTVCMWLKSSAAPGVGTPFSYAVPGQANELVLIEWGNNPMEILINDKVAKLPFVINDGKWHHICVTWTTRDGVWEAYQDGTQGGSGENLAPYHPIKPQGVLVLGQEQDTLGGGFDATQAFVGELAHFNIWDRKLTPGEVYNLATCSTKALSGNVIAWAESHIEIYGGATKWTFEACRQIN